A genome region from Rhinopithecus roxellana isolate Shanxi Qingling chromosome 10, ASM756505v1, whole genome shotgun sequence includes the following:
- the MMP17 gene encoding matrix metalloproteinase-17 — protein MRRRAARGPGPPPPPPPGPGLRPLPLPLLLLLALGTREGCAAPASAPRAEDLSLGVEWLSRFGYLPPADPTTGQLQTQEELSKAITAMQQFGGLEATGILDEATLALMRTPRCSLPDLPVLTQARRRRQAPAPTKWNKRNLSWRVRTFPRDSPLGRDTVRALMYYALKVWSDIAPLNFHEVAGSAADIQIDFSKADHNDGYPFDGPGGTVAHAFFPGDHHTAGDTHFDDDEAWTFRSSDAHGMDLFAVAVHEFGHAIGLSHVAATHSIMRPYYQGPVGDPLRYGLPYEDRVRVWQLYGVRESVSPTAQPEEPPLLPEPPDNRSSIPPRKDVPHRCSTHFDAVAQIRGEAFFFKGKYFWRLTRDRHLVSLQPAQMHRFWRGLPLHLDSVDAVYERTSDHKIVFFKGDRYWVFKDNNVEEGYPRPVSDFSLPPGGIDAAFSWAHNDRTYFFKDQLYWRYDDHTRRMDPGYPAQSPLWRGVPSTLDDAMRWSDGASYFFRGQEYWKVLDGELEAAPGYPQSTARDWLVCGDSQADGSAAAGIDGAEGPRALPGQHDQSRSEDGYEVCSCTSQASSLPGTPGPLVATTTLLLLLLLPLSPGALWTAAQALAL, from the exons GAGTGGCTAAGCAGGTTCGGTTACCTGCCCCCGGCTGACCCCACAACAGGGCAGCTGCAGACGCAAGAGGAGCTGTCTAAGGCCATCACAGCCATGCAGCAGTTTGGCGGCCTGGAAGCCACCGGCATCCTGG ACGAGGCCACCCTGGCCCTGATGAGAACCCCACGCTGCTCCCTGCCGGACCTCCCGGTCCTGACTCAGGCTCGCAGGAGACGCCAGGCTCCAGCCCCAACCAAGTGGAACAAGAGGAACCTGTCGTGGAG GGTCCGGACGTTCCCACGGGACTCGCCACTTGGGCGGGACACGGTGCGTGCGCTCATGTACTACGCCCTCAAGGTCTGGAGCGACATTGCGCCCCTGAACTTCCACGAGGTGGCGGGCAGTGCCGCCGACATCCAGATCGACTTCTCCAAGGCCGACCACAACGATGGCTACCCCTTCGACGGCCCCGGCGGCACCGTGGCCCACGCCTTCTTCCCCGGCGACCACCACACTGCCGGGGACACCCACTTTGATGACGACGAGGCCTGGACCTTCCGCTCCTCGG ATGCCCACGGGATGGACCTGTTTGCGGTGGCTGTCCACGAGTTTGGCCATGCCATCGGCTTGAGCCATGTGGCTGCCACACACTCCATCATGCGGCCATACTACCAGGGCCCGGTTGGTGACCCGCTGCGCTACGGGCTCCCCTATGAGGACAGGGTGCGCGTCTGGCAGCTGTACG GTGTGCGGGAGTCTGTGTCTCCCACGGCGCAGCCCGAGGAGCCTCCCCTGCTGCCAGAGCCCCCAGACAACCGGTCCAGCATCCC GCCCAGGAAGGACGTGCCCCACAGATGCAGCACTCACTTCGACGCGGTGGCCCAGATCCGGGGTGAAGCTTTCTTCTTCAAAG GCAAGTACTTCTGGCGGCTGACTCGGGACCGGCACCTGGTGTCCCTGCAGCCGGCACAGATGCACCGCTTCTGGCGGGGCCTGCCGCTGCACCTGGACAGCGTGGACGCCGTGTACGAGCGCACCAGCGACCACAAGATCGTCTTCTTCAAAG GAGACAGGTACTGGGTGTTCAAGGACAATAACGTAGAGGAAGGATACCCGCGCCCCGTCTCCGACTTCAGCCTCCCGCCTGGTGGGATCGATGCTGCCTTCTCCTGGGCCCACAATGACAGGACTTATTTCTTTAAGGACCAGCTGTACTGGCGCTACGATGACCACACGAGGCGCATGGACCCCGGCTACCCCGCCCAGAGTCCCCTGTGGAGGGGTGTCCCCAGCACGCTGGACGACGCCATGCGCTGGTCCGACG GTGCCTCTTACTTCTTCCGTGGCCAGGAATACTGGAAGGTGCTGGATGGCGAGCTAGAGGCAGCACCTGGATACCCGCAGTCCACAGCCCGGGACTGGCTGGTGTGTGGAGACTCACAGGCTGACGGCTCTGCAGCCGCAGGCATCGATGGGGCGGAGGGGCCCCGTGCCCTTCCGGGACAACATGACCAGAGCCGCTCGGAGGACGGCTACGAGGTCTGCTCATGCACCTCCCAGGCCTCCTCTCTTCCGGGGACCCCGGGCCCGCTGGTGGCCACCACCacgctgctgctactgctgctgctgccactgtcACCAGGCGCCCTGTGGACAGCAGCCCAGGCCCTGGCGCTATGA